One window from the genome of Chloroflexaceae bacterium encodes:
- a CDS encoding TIGR04086 family membrane protein gives MFTDLHVQWAAVAFGWLADFSLRILIQVTLGWLGATSVFVAPSLHKPLHVFILALLLGATATGGFIAARIAGAAFTLHGLLVGVTSILAAAASNPGLAPVPRLLVAVQALGLLSGALGGLLAFYVTRARTSRR, from the coding sequence ATGTTCACCGATTTGCACGTGCAGTGGGCGGCTGTGGCCTTTGGCTGGCTGGCTGATTTCTCGCTCCGCATCCTCATTCAAGTGACCCTTGGCTGGCTCGGCGCAACTTCCGTGTTCGTCGCGCCGAGCCTCCACAAGCCGCTGCACGTGTTCATCCTCGCGCTGCTCCTCGGCGCTACCGCCACCGGCGGCTTTATCGCCGCGCGCATCGCCGGCGCGGCGTTCACCCTTCACGGCTTACTCGTCGGCGTTACGTCGATTCTGGCGGCGGCGGCAAGCAACCCTGGCCTCGCGCCGGTGCCGCGCCTGCTTGTCGCCGTCCAGGCCCTGGGTCTGTTGAGCGGCGCCCTTGGGGGGCTGCTGGCTTTTTATGTTACCCGCGCACGGACGTCACGGAGATGA
- a CDS encoding RluA family pseudouridine synthase, translated as MERSRITYRIAPEDAGLGLRELAARLAGEAGAIAAARGGAWLDGRRVSDAAAPAPAGAELTLRFPPADGYTDVTITAEDLAYEDAWLIAVHKRAGWYVGATPWDAQGNVLAALGRYLTSRDGAAPPLHLAHQLDRDTSGLLLVSKAPAANAALQAAFTTGEVVKTYLGLCAGRPPWSAIDLRTGHGRAAGGRWRIYPLEAVGQALPEGGGRVREAHSSFRVARTLGDAALVIAVPHTGRTHQIRLHLAHLGHPLLGDTRYGGPPGYAGQPLPGHLLHAAELRLRHPITGAMLALASPPPPLFEAFL; from the coding sequence ATGGAACGGTCGCGCATCACCTATCGCATCGCGCCCGAAGACGCCGGGCTGGGTCTGCGCGAACTGGCGGCGCGCCTTGCGGGCGAGGCCGGCGCCATTGCGGCAGCCCGGGGCGGGGCCTGGCTCGACGGGCGCCGGGTGAGCGACGCTGCTGCGCCTGCGCCCGCTGGCGCAGAGCTGACGCTGCGCTTTCCCCCCGCCGACGGCTATACCGACGTAACCATTACGGCGGAGGATCTGGCCTACGAGGATGCCTGGCTGATCGCCGTGCACAAACGCGCGGGCTGGTATGTGGGGGCCACACCGTGGGACGCTCAAGGCAACGTGCTCGCGGCCCTGGGGCGCTACCTGACATCGCGCGACGGCGCGGCGCCGCCGCTGCACCTGGCGCACCAGCTTGACCGCGACACTTCGGGCCTGCTGCTGGTGAGCAAGGCGCCTGCTGCCAATGCCGCATTGCAGGCGGCTTTTACCACGGGCGAGGTGGTCAAGACCTACCTCGGCCTCTGCGCAGGCAGACCGCCGTGGAGCGCGATTGACTTGCGCACCGGCCACGGCCGGGCAGCCGGGGGGCGCTGGCGCATCTATCCGCTGGAGGCTGTGGGACAGGCGCTGCCCGAGGGCGGCGGGCGCGTGCGCGAAGCCCACAGCAGCTTCCGCGTTGCGCGAACCCTGGGCGATGCCGCGCTGGTCATCGCCGTACCCCATACCGGGCGCACCCACCAGATCCGCCTGCACCTGGCGCACCTGGGCCATCCCCTGCTCGGCGACACGCGCTACGGCGGCCCGCCCGGCTATGCCGGCCAGCCGCTGCCTGGTCACCTGCTGCACGCCGCCGAACTGCGCCTGCGACACCCAATCACGGGCGCGATGCTGGCCCTTGCCAGCCCGCCGCCGCCGCTCTTTGAGGCGTTCCTGTAG
- a CDS encoding nicotinate phosphoribosyltransferase, which translates to MRAEQQRTAEGILFTDQYQLTMAQLYFRAGLHERPAQFDHFFRRYPDYGLHAAGYCVVAGLEWLLNWMRAARFREEDLAYLRAQRTRTGAQLFADDFLDYLRHHGHFEAISLSAIPEGRVVHPGVPLSVVRGPLAMAQILETALLNQINYQTLIATKAARIREVSRASMVLEFGLRRGQDRGANAGTRAALIGGADFTSNVGLSSTLGLPPKGTHAHALVQAYLALGQSELDAFRAFAEVYPDDCILLVDTVDTLESGVPNAIRVFEELRAKGHKPVGIRLDSGDLAYLAIQAALMLDRAGFSDTVIVLSSDLDELVIWQIQTQIAAEARRYGADADAIIHRLVYGVGTRLVTSHGEGALGGVYKLVAIHDGNAWRPAIKIADSPAKMTTPGLKQTWRLYDRRGLATADMVCLDDEDPARMEQIVLRHPSEPTMFRVLEPAALSGMEPLLVEVLREGQLVYELPSLEAMRERRRADVERLDAGVRRIVNPHIYHVSLSQRLWDLKQELRQRLESGD; encoded by the coding sequence ATGCGAGCAGAGCAGCAGCGCACGGCTGAGGGCATCCTCTTCACCGACCAGTACCAGTTGACCATGGCCCAGCTCTACTTTCGGGCCGGGCTGCACGAGCGGCCGGCTCAGTTCGACCACTTCTTCCGGCGCTACCCCGACTATGGGCTGCACGCCGCTGGCTACTGCGTGGTCGCCGGTCTGGAGTGGCTGCTGAACTGGATGCGCGCGGCGCGTTTCCGAGAGGAGGATCTGGCCTACCTGCGGGCCCAGCGCACCCGCACCGGCGCACAGCTCTTCGCCGACGACTTCCTCGACTACCTGCGCCATCACGGGCATTTCGAGGCCATCAGCCTCAGCGCCATTCCCGAGGGACGGGTGGTGCATCCCGGCGTCCCATTGAGCGTCGTGCGCGGGCCGCTGGCGATGGCCCAGATCCTTGAGACGGCGCTGCTCAACCAGATCAACTACCAGACCCTCATCGCCACCAAAGCTGCGCGCATCCGCGAGGTGAGCCGGGCAAGCATGGTGCTGGAGTTCGGGCTGCGGCGAGGGCAGGACCGCGGCGCCAATGCCGGCACCCGCGCGGCGTTGATCGGCGGGGCTGATTTTACCTCTAATGTGGGCCTCTCCAGCACTCTGGGGCTCCCCCCCAAAGGCACCCATGCTCACGCCCTGGTGCAGGCCTACCTGGCGCTGGGCCAGAGCGAACTCGACGCCTTCCGCGCCTTCGCCGAAGTCTACCCTGATGACTGCATCCTGCTGGTTGACACGGTGGATACGCTGGAGAGCGGCGTTCCCAACGCCATCCGGGTATTTGAAGAACTGCGAGCGAAGGGCCACAAACCGGTGGGCATCCGCCTCGACTCGGGCGACCTGGCCTACCTGGCCATCCAGGCCGCGCTGATGCTCGACCGGGCCGGGTTCAGCGACACAGTGATCGTGCTCTCCAGCGACCTGGACGAACTGGTGATCTGGCAGATCCAGACCCAGATTGCCGCCGAGGCCAGGCGCTACGGCGCCGATGCCGACGCAATCATCCACCGGCTGGTCTACGGCGTGGGCACACGTCTGGTCACTTCACACGGCGAGGGCGCCCTCGGCGGGGTGTACAAACTGGTGGCCATCCACGATGGGAACGCCTGGCGTCCGGCGATCAAGATCGCCGACTCGCCCGCGAAGATGACCACTCCCGGTCTCAAGCAGACCTGGCGGCTCTATGACCGGCGCGGCCTGGCGACCGCCGACATGGTATGCCTGGACGACGAGGATCCAGCGCGGATGGAGCAGATTGTGTTGCGCCATCCTAGCGAACCAACTATGTTCCGTGTCCTGGAGCCAGCGGCGCTTTCGGGAATGGAACCGCTCCTGGTTGAGGTGCTGCGCGAGGGCCAGTTGGTGTACGAACTGCCTTCCCTGGAAGCGATGCGTGAGCGGCGTCGGGCCGACGTTGAGCGCCTCGACGCTGGCGTGCGCCGTATTGTCAACCCGCACATTTACCACGTCTCGCTTTCACAGCGGCTGTGGGATCTAAAGCAAGAGCTGCGGCAACGGCTGGAGAGCGGGGATTAG
- a CDS encoding pyridoxal-dependent decarboxylase, with product MRPDEFRQAGHALIDWIAAYRERLPELPVWSRVNPGAIRAQLPPAPPEAPEPFAALIEDLERIILPGLSHWQHPRFFGYFPANAALASVLGDLLSTGLGQLGLNWEASPALTELEEHMADWMRQLFGLSEAWRGVIYDTASTATLVALLCARERSTSYSQTRGGLQAEELPLTVYASAESHSSVEKAVLLAGFGRSNLRIIPTDERHAMRVDLLADEIVADLTYGRRPCAVVATSGTTATTGFDPLEPIAAICQERGLWLHVDAAMAGSALILPECRWMWQGIEGADSLVLNPHKWLGAAFDCSLFYVRDAQHLIRVMSTNPSYLQTATDGTVTNFRDWGIPLGRRFRALKLWFLLRLEGVEALRARLRRDLAAARWLADQVRATPAWRLLNTVHLQTVCVRHEPPGLEGEALDRHTLDWVGRINASGAAFLTPAVLDGRWMCRVSIGAEPTTHADVAALWALMRQEAEGVRGVAF from the coding sequence ATGCGCCCCGATGAGTTTCGACAGGCGGGCCATGCGTTGATTGACTGGATCGCCGCCTACCGGGAGCGCCTCCCCGAACTGCCGGTCTGGTCGCGCGTCAATCCTGGCGCCATCCGCGCGCAGCTCCCCCCCGCGCCTCCGGAGGCCCCCGAGCCGTTTGCCGCGCTGATCGAGGACCTGGAGCGTATCATCCTTCCCGGTCTCTCCCACTGGCAGCATCCGCGCTTCTTCGGCTACTTCCCCGCCAACGCCGCCCTGGCCTCGGTCCTCGGCGACCTGCTCAGCACCGGGTTGGGCCAGCTTGGCCTGAACTGGGAAGCCAGCCCCGCGCTGACGGAGCTGGAAGAGCATATGGCTGACTGGATGCGCCAGCTCTTTGGCCTCTCCGAGGCATGGCGCGGTGTTATCTACGACACGGCCAGCACTGCGACCCTGGTGGCGCTTCTCTGCGCCCGCGAGCGTAGCACCAGTTACAGCCAGACCCGCGGCGGTCTACAGGCCGAGGAGTTGCCCCTGACTGTCTATGCTTCAGCCGAGAGCCACAGTTCAGTGGAGAAAGCCGTGCTGCTCGCCGGCTTCGGGCGTTCGAACCTGCGGATCATCCCCACCGACGAGCGCCACGCGATGCGCGTGGATCTGCTGGCCGATGAGATCGTCGCCGACCTGACCTATGGCCGCCGGCCCTGCGCCGTCGTGGCGACAAGCGGCACGACGGCCACCACCGGGTTCGACCCGCTGGAGCCGATTGCCGCCATCTGCCAGGAGCGCGGCCTGTGGCTGCACGTGGACGCGGCGATGGCCGGCTCGGCGCTCATCCTGCCCGAGTGCCGCTGGATGTGGCAGGGCATTGAGGGGGCCGACAGTCTGGTGCTCAATCCCCACAAGTGGCTCGGCGCGGCCTTCGATTGTTCACTCTTTTACGTGCGCGATGCGCAACACCTGATCCGGGTGATGTCCACCAACCCCAGCTATTTGCAGACCGCGACCGACGGGACGGTGACCAACTTCCGCGACTGGGGCATTCCGCTGGGGCGGCGCTTCCGCGCCCTCAAGCTGTGGTTCCTGCTGCGTCTGGAGGGGGTGGAAGCCCTGCGCGCCCGCCTGCGCCGCGATCTGGCCGCTGCCCGGTGGCTCGCCGACCAGGTTCGCGCGACCCCGGCATGGCGCCTGCTCAATACGGTGCACCTGCAAACGGTCTGTGTGCGCCACGAGCCGCCCGGGCTGGAAGGCGAGGCCCTTGATCGCCACACCCTCGACTGGGTCGGGCGGATCAACGCCTCAGGCGCGGCCTTCCTGACCCCGGCGGTGCTCGATGGGCGCTGGATGTGCCGGGTGAGCATCGGCGCCGAGCCGACCACCCATGCCGATGTTGCCGCCCTGTGGGCCTTGATGCGTCAGGAGGCGGAGGGCGTCAGAGGAGTCGCGTTCTAG
- the lpdA gene encoding dihydrolipoyl dehydrogenase yields MSESVYDVVIIGSGPGGYVAAVRASQLGMRVALVEAGQLGGVCLNVGCIPTKALLHSADLLDEVREGKRFGINVEGLSFDLGGAMQHKDAVVKASTDGVSYLMKKNKVEVVAGWGRLAGRGQVHVRLNEGGERTLTGKQIIVATGARPRPFPGVEFDGQRVLSSTDALRLTAVPESLLAIGAGAIGVEFASMYRAFGAEVTLVEALPRIVPNEDEEVSAELAKAFQRRGIKTLAGARVESIDAGGEQVVVTLIDAGGKARQIAVEKLLVAIGITPNTENIGLEEAGVKRNARGFIETDGYMRAAEGIYAIGDCVAATPWLAHKASAEGILAVEHIAGLHVTPLDYRKIPACTYCNPEIASVGLTEAQAKEQGYQVKVGRFPFSANGKARVLGQSRFGFVKVVADQQYGEILGVHLIGPRVTEIIGEGGLALTHEATGESLVQTIHAHPTLHEAIGEAAHALAHGAALHL; encoded by the coding sequence GTGAGCGAGAGCGTCTACGATGTGGTGATCATCGGCTCGGGGCCGGGCGGCTATGTCGCCGCGGTGCGGGCCAGCCAGTTGGGAATGCGCGTGGCGCTGGTCGAGGCAGGTCAACTCGGCGGCGTGTGTCTGAACGTCGGCTGCATTCCCACCAAGGCGTTATTGCACAGCGCGGACCTGCTCGACGAGGTGCGCGAAGGAAAACGCTTCGGCATCAACGTCGAGGGGCTTAGCTTCGACCTCGGCGGCGCGATGCAGCATAAAGACGCCGTGGTCAAGGCCAGCACCGACGGCGTGAGTTACCTGATGAAGAAGAACAAGGTCGAGGTGGTAGCCGGTTGGGGACGGCTGGCAGGGCGCGGTCAAGTGCACGTGCGTCTGAACGAGGGCGGCGAGCGCACCCTGACCGGCAAGCAGATCATCGTGGCGACCGGGGCGCGTCCGCGACCGTTTCCCGGCGTAGAGTTCGACGGGCAGCGGGTGCTCTCCTCCACCGATGCGCTGCGGCTCACTGCCGTGCCGGAGAGCCTGCTGGCGATCGGCGCGGGGGCGATCGGGGTGGAGTTCGCCTCGATGTACCGCGCCTTCGGGGCCGAGGTGACCCTGGTTGAGGCGCTGCCGCGCATCGTGCCCAACGAAGACGAAGAGGTCTCCGCCGAACTGGCTAAAGCGTTCCAGCGCCGGGGGATCAAGACGCTGGCCGGAGCCCGCGTGGAGAGCATTGACGCCGGCGGGGAGCAGGTGGTTGTTACGCTTATCGATGCTGGCGGCAAGGCCCGGCAGATCGCCGTGGAGAAGCTCCTGGTCGCCATCGGCATTACGCCGAACACTGAGAACATCGGCCTGGAAGAGGCCGGCGTGAAGCGCAACGCCCGCGGATTCATCGAGACCGACGGCTACATGCGCGCCGCCGAGGGGATCTACGCCATTGGCGACTGCGTGGCGGCCACGCCCTGGCTGGCCCACAAGGCCAGCGCCGAAGGCATCCTGGCGGTCGAGCACATCGCCGGGCTGCACGTGACGCCGCTGGATTACCGCAAGATCCCTGCCTGCACGTACTGCAACCCTGAGATCGCCAGCGTCGGCCTGACCGAGGCCCAGGCGAAGGAGCAGGGCTACCAGGTGAAGGTGGGGCGCTTCCCCTTCTCGGCCAACGGCAAGGCGCGGGTGCTCGGCCAGAGCCGCTTCGGGTTCGTCAAGGTCGTTGCTGACCAGCAGTACGGCGAGATCCTGGGCGTGCACCTGATCGGCCCCCGCGTCACCGAGATAATTGGCGAAGGAGGGCTGGCCCTGACCCACGAGGCCACCGGCGAGAGCCTGGTGCAGACCATCCATGCGCACCCGACGCTGCACGAAGCCATCGGCGAGGCCGCCCACGCCCTGGCGCATGGCGCGGCGCTGCATCTCTAG